The Sporocytophaga myxococcoides genome contains the following window.
TCTAAAGTAATTCAGAATAAAAGAATTTTTGCCAGAATGTTTCCTGATGCGAAACTAAAGGTTGTACAAACGTTGAAAGAAGAAGGCGAAATTGTTGTAATGATTGGAGATGGAGTGAATGATGGTCCGGCTTTGAGAAAGGCTGATATAGGCGTGGCAATGGGGTCCAAGGGGACAGAAATTGCAAAAAGGGCTTCATCTATCATTATTTTAGACAATGATCTGGAACACTTGTTTTTAGCAATAGTGTCCGGAAGGAAAATATATGAGAACCTTAAAAAAGCAATCAGATATATTTTATCCATCCATATTGCCATTATTACAACTGTGACCGGACCTTTATTGCTGGGTTGGGATATTGTTAATATTTTTTCTCCTATTCATATTATATTTTTTGAGCTTATCATGGGACCAACCTGCTCTATTATTTATGAACGTGAACCAATAGAAATTCAAGCCTCTGTAGCAAAGCCTCGTTCTACAGCTAAAGGTTTTCTGAGCTTAAGTGAGTTGTCGATAAGTATTCTTCAAGGGTTGGTAATTTCTGCAGGAGTTCTAATTCTGTATTATAATACAATGAAAGAAGGTTTATCAGAACGTGAGATAAGGACTTTGGTTTTTACTAATATAGTGGTCGCTAATATTTTTCTTACATTGGAAAACCGTTCTTTTAAAGAAAGTATAATTAAAACATTGAGTTATAAAAATCCTTTGATTTTTTTTATTATTAGTCTTACTGTGTTTCTTCTAATATGCATTCTTTATTTTTCTTTTACAAGAGAGCTGTTTCTTTTAGATCCTATTTCTATGAGGCAGATTATTGCCTGCGTAATTGTGGCATTTTTTAGTGTATTCTGGCTTGAAGGCTATAAGTATTTTAAGAGGAAGTTTGAGTAATTAGAAATTGTTATCTGATTTTTTTAGATCGAAAATTACTTGGTCATAAAAAAGAAGTGATGAATGAATTTTCCTGATTCCGTCGAAGCAATAAACAATATTTTACATAGTAAGTTGTGCCTAAGTCCTAATACAAATAATTGAAATTGAACTACAAGCTAACGAAAGGGAAAGTTTTCAGTATTCAGGGGAGTGTTGTAGATATTTGGTTTGATAATTCCTTACCTGCGATTCAGAATTTATTAATTGCTGAAAGTAACATGAAAATACCGCTTGAGGTGGTATTTCAATTGAACTCAAATATTGTCAGGTGTATTGCACTTCATTCAACGCAGGGGTTATCCAGAGGTGTTCCAGTTGAAGATACTGGTAGTCCAATAGATATACCTATAGGAAATCAATTGCTAGGACATATATTCAATGTATTTGGTAATACGATTGATTCTGGAGAAAAAGTGAATATTGAAAGAAGGAAAAGTATTTATCAGCTTCCCCCTCCTTTGGATAAAAGAGTAACAAAAACAGAAATATTTCAAACTGGCATAAAAGTTATAGATGTTTTAGCACCTCTGGAAAAAGGAGGTAAGGCTGGATTGTTTGGAGGAGCAGGGGTTGGTAAAACTGTTTTACTTACAGAAATGATCCATAATATGATTGGTTATTATAGTGGTGTCAGCATTTTCTGTGGTATAGGTGAGCGATGTCGGGAAGGTGAGGAGTTGTACAGACAAATGAAAGCTGCAGGAGTTATGAAAGATATGATTATGGTTTTTAGTCAAATGAATGAGCCTCCCGGATGCAGATTTAAAGTAGGCCATACCGCATTAACAATGGCAGAGTATTTCAGAGATGAAGAACGTAAGGATGTATTACTCCTTATTGATAATATTTTCAGGTTTATCCAGGCCGGAATGGAAGTTTCGGGTTTGATGGGGTTAATGCCATCCAGGTTGGGATATCAGGCAAGTCTTGCAACAGAACTAGCACAATTAGAAGAGCGGATTACCAATACTTCTAGTGGAGCAATAACATCTATTCAGGCTGTTTATGTTCCCGCAGATGACCTCACAGATCCATCTGCAGTGCATACGTTTTCTCATTTGGCTGCATCAATTGTATTATCCAGAAAGAAATCCAGTGAAGGGTTATATCCAGCTGTTGATCCTTTGAAATCTAATTCAAAGATGATTAATACTTCTGTTGTAGGAGAAAAACACTATATAATTGCTCATGAAGTTAAAAGTACACTTTCAAGGTATGAGAATCTAAAGGGTATTATTGCAATGTTGGGATTAGATCAATTGTCATTGGAGGATCGACATTTGGTAAGAAGAGCAAGGCAACTTGAAAGATTCTTAACTCAACCCTTCGTAGCAACTGAAAATTTCAGTGGAATAAAAGGAAAGATGGTAGACCTTGAAGATTCCCTTAATGGATGTGAGAGAATACTGAATGATGAATTTAAATCTTATTCAGAAGATACTTTTTATATGATTGGAAAAATTGATGAGGTGATTAAATGACTCATAATATGGATGAAGGATATTCCCACATGCATCTTAAAATATTACTTCCGTTTAAGATTTATGCAGAGATAAAGGATGTAAGAAGTTTAGTTGTAGAAACTACTGATGGTCAGTATGGCTACTTGCCACATAGACTGGACTGTGTTGCTATAGTGGTACCTGGAATATTATTTTATAAAAGTGATTCACAAGGATCGGTTTATCTGGCAACTGATGAGGGCGTTTTGAGAAAGACTGGTAAAAACGTATATCTGTCAGTAAGAGATGTCATTGGAGGTGTAGAATTAGGAGAGCTGTATAAAAAAATTGAAAGTGAATTTCTTACTTTAGATGAGCAGGAAAAGGAATATAAGAGAACAATTGCTCTGCTTGAAAGTAATTTCATTAAAAAATATGCAGAGTCAACTATCAAGGAATAAATGAATAGAGATGACAAGTTTTCATCATTCAGGTCAAAGGAGTTAAGAAAACTCAAACAAATAAAAAAACGAAATAAAGGAGTTTGGTTTGGACTTGGTTTTATAGGGGTAATTGGTTGGTTAATTGTAATTCCCACGTTCATCGGGATTTTTTTAGGGCTTTGGCTGGATAAGAAGTTCCATCAGGAATTTTCCTGGACACTCTCTTTATTGATTGCAGGGGTTGTTGGAGGATGTGTGCTTGCCTGGAATTGGATAGAAAAAGAAAATAAAGAAATAAAAAAAGAACAAAAGGATATTGATGAATAACCTGACATTCATAATCTGCTTTTTAGGTGGGTTATTTCTGGGAGCAATATTTTATGGTGGCCTTTGGCTAACTGTAAAATATTGCATTTCTCTAAAGAATCCAGGTATTGCATTTCTTGGTAGTTTTATCCTTAGAATTTCATTTTCATTAATAGGATTTTATTACCTGTTTGATAAAGACTGGTTAAATCTTTTAGTAAGTTTTGCTGGATTCATGTTAGCAAGAATCACTATCACAAAAATGGTCAAGAGCTTTGATTTTAAAGAATTTAATCATGAGAATAAGCCCTGATGACCTTGTGTTTTGGCAATATGGATTTGTAAAAATTGATTTAACCATTGTTACTACCTGGGGAGTATTGATACTTCTTACCGCAATATCTTTAATTTCATTCTTCAGTTTTAAGAAAATAAAGGGCTCAAAGGGACAAGTTATGGTTGAACTTCTTATTGACGTAATTAATGAACAGATTAAAGAAATAGGACTGGAAGAACCAGAAAGATATTTAGGATTTATAGGAACATTATTTCTTTTTATCGTCACTTCGAATATATTGATTATAATACCCTGGTATGAACCTCCGACAGGTTCTGTATCCACAACGATCGCCCTTGCTGTTTGTGTTTTTTTTGCAGTTCCTGTATTCGGAATAGCGAAGCAAGGGATTCTGAGATATCTTAAATCCTATATTGAACCTACTTTCATTATGTTGCCATTTAATATTATAAGTGAATTAACCAGGACAATTGCTCTAGCAATAAGATTGTTTGGGAATATTATGAGTGGAACTTTGATTGTTACCATTTTAGTTGGCCTGACACCACTTATATTCCCTGTTGTTATGACAATTTTGGGATTGCTTACAGGTATGGTTCAAGCTTATATATTTACTGTTTTGGCAACTGTTTATATAGCTGCAGCTTCCAGGATTAAATAAAAATAAACTAATGTTAATAGGTATGGATCAGACAACTATTATTTCATTGATTTCTATAATTATGGCTGGTTTTACAACCAGTATAGGATGTATTGCTCCTTCTATAGGTGAAGGAAGAGCAATCGTTTCTGCGATGACTTCAATAGCTCAGCAACCGGATGCTGCACCAACGATTACAAGAACGCTTTTTGTGGGGCTGGCAATGATCGAGTCAATGGCAATTTATTCATTTGTAGTTTCAATGATTCTGATCTTTGCAAATCCATTCTGGAATTACATCATTTCTAATGGTGGAAAATAAACATGAAAATTAATTGGTTTACCATAATAGCACAGATAATAAATTTTATCATACTTGCATGGTTGCTTAAAAAGTTATTGTATAAGCCTGTATTAAATGCAATTTCAAACAGGGAAAAGGAAAGAGAAGGTTTAATTAAATTAACTGAACTCAAGATGGCTGAAGCAAATCAGATACAGAATGATCTTCAGAAGAAAAGTGAAGATTTTGAAAATCATAAAGAAGAGCTTTTAAAAAAGATTATACAAGAGGTTGAAGAGGAAAAAAAAAGACGCTTTATGGAAGTATATAAGATGTCAGATCAATTAAAAAATAATTTAACCAAAGCTATTAAAGAAGAGAAAGAGCAGTATTTAGATGAATTGGTAAAAAAGTTGGAAACGGAGGTTTTTTCTTTATCTAAAAAGGTTCTTAAAGATCTATCTTCACTTCATCTTCAGGAGGTAGTTACCCAGATTTTTATTGAACGATTAAGAAATATTGATGGGGAGAAAATTGAAAAATTAACAACTAATAACGGTATTGCAGATCAGATAGCAATTGTCAAAAGTGCCTATGAAATAAATTCATCTTTAAAAGAACAAATAGGGACAATTGTAAAAAAGATTGCTGATATAAATGAGATTCATTATGAAATTGAGCCTGACCTAATATGTGGAGTTGAACTTATAATCAATGGTTATCGGGTAGCATGGAGTATTAAAGATTATTTAAATAGTGTGAATGCATTGTTAGATGCGAAATAATTCTGGATTTGAAAAAGAGAATTCTGAATGTATAACCTTAAAAGCTCTGCAAGTAAAATGTTTCATAATCTATCCCATAAAGTAGCTGATTTTTCAACTGATTTAATTATAGAGGATATCGGTATTATTACAAATATCTCGAAAGGTATAGTCATGGTATCTGGTCTTTCGGGAGTAGCAGTGGATGAGCTTATCCAGTTTTCAGAAAATCTTTTTGGAATTACCTTTCAACTTTTACATAATGAAGTTGGTGTTATCGTATTGGGAAATAGTGATAAGCTTCAGGTTGGAAATGAAGTGAAAAGAACAGGACGTATAACTGATGTGCCTGTTAGTGAGAAGTTAATAGGTCGTGTGATTGATCCACTGGGCAGACCTTTGGATGGTAAGCCTGCTGTGGATGATTATAAAAATTTTCCCATTGAACGTGATGCACCTTCCATTGTGGATAGAATTCCTGTTGATGTTCCTTTGCAAACTGGTATAAAAGTCATTGATGCGCTAATTCCTATTGGCAGGGGACAAAGGGAGCTGATTTTGGGAGACAGACAAACAGGTAAGACAGCAATTGCTGTAGATACAATTATTAATCAGAAGAATGAAAATGTTTTATGTGTTTATTGTACAATAGGTCAGAGGGCTTCTTCAATAGCTAAGGTAATAAGTCGTCTGGAAGAAAATGGTGCTTTAGATTATACCATATTGGTAGTAACAAAGGGCGACGACTCACCCGGGCTAAAGTACATCGCTCCATATGCTGCAACAAGTATAGCAGAGTATTTTATGAGAAAAGGAAAGGATGTTCTTATAGTTTACGATGACCTGACCCAACATGCCCTCGCATATAGAGAAATTTCTCTATTAATGAGAAGACCCCCTGGCAGAGAGGCTTATCCCGGTGATATTTTTTATATTCATTCAAGGTTGCTTGAACGTTCCACTCATCTGAAACAAGAGCTTGGAGGAGGTTCATTAACAGCACTACCAATCATCGAAACAGAAGCGGAAAATATTTCCGATTACATTCCGACAAATCTTATTTCTATTACAGACGGACAAATCTATTTATCACCTAAATTATTTGAATTGGGAATTTTACCTGCAGTTGATATAGGAAAATCGGTTTCACGTGTAGGGAAGGCAGCCCAGAAGTTTATTTATCAATCAGTAGTAGGTGATCTCAAGCTGGCCTATTCACAATTTGAAGAGCTGGAAAATTTTTCAAGATTCGGAGCAAAGCTTGATGAAAGAACAAAGCAAATAATTGAACATGGACAGCGCATTAGAATGTGCTTAAAACAGGAGGAATCCAAACCTGTTTCATTGCAGGAACAAATATTGATTTTAATTGCTTTGACTGAAGGGTTGTTTGATTCAATTCCTTTAAATAAAATGAAGATGGCTGAAAATATAATTAAGCAAAGGTCTAAAGACTTGGGTGAGTTGGAGACAGTTTTATTGAGTGAAAAGTTATCAGAACGTAATAGAGATAAACTAGTACGTTTATTGAAAGATAATCTGCAGCATTTATTGATGTCTAAATAGACTGTTAAATGGAATCAATTGAGGGGTTTAAAGAAAAGGTAGATGGACTTTATGAGTTGCATTCAGTGGTAAAAACCATGAAATTAATTGCAGGCTCAAGTCTTGGTCAATATGAACAAGCGGTAATAGCTTTGCAGGATTATAATGATACAGTTGAGGTCAGTTTATCGACGTTCTTTAGAGGAGTCGATCTTAAAGAAAGCGAGAAAGGTAAAGGAAAAATTTGTTTAATTGTATTTGGGACTGATCAAGGGTTAGTTGGAGAATTTAATTCTGTGATGAAAGAATTTCTAATCATGGATATTAAAAATGATAGCTATAAAGTGAATATTTTTTGTATAGGTGAAAAGTTAAGGTCTGATCTTGAAGAGGCAGGTTTTGTTCTCAAAAAAACATATGAAGTACCAAATTCAGTAAAAGCAATTAACCCTTTGGTTGGTCAAATACTATTAGATGTTTTATCTGAAATGAATGTAGATGGCGACTCATTAAAAATTTATAACCACAGACCTTTAAACATGTCATTATATCAGCCTTCTGTAAAACATGTACTTCCTTTAGAACTCAAATGGAAGGAAAAGATGAAAAGAAATAAATGGCCTTCAAATAAAATTCCACAGATCATAGGAAGAAAAGAGGAGGTACTTTTTTCACTTATCAATGAATATCTTTTTGTTTCCTTATTTCAGTCTTGTGCAGAATCATTATCCAGTGAAAATTCAAGTCGTTTCGCTTCTATGCAAAGAGCGGAAAAAAATATTGAGCAACTTTTGGATGATTATAAGTCCGGGTATAACAGGTTAAGGCAAAATAAGATAGATGAAGAACTGTTTGATCTCATCTCAGGTTTTGATAGTCTTAAGAAGTAGATTATAATTTATAAAATACTTATTTTTTTCTTCTAATTAATAAGATTTTTTAAGGTAGGAGTCCTCTGAAAAATGTCATCTCTTATTTGATCAAAAAAAATCATAAAGTCTTTAAGGAAGTAGTCGTAGAGCCTTTTTATAAAACAGTTTATCTACCTGTTTGTTATGTTCGAACTACTGTCCATTTTGATTTATGACAACAGATGCAAGTGGATTACTGGATGGATTAATTCAAAGGATGCGTGACGCAATTATTGTAACAAATAAAGATGGCGTTATTAAAATTGCAAATAATAAAGTTGTTAATGTGTTTGGAACACTCCTGAAGAGATTTTGGGGAAAGAGATAGAAATTCTTGTTCCTGTTTCTTCGCGTTAAAAACATAAAGATCATGTAAGGGAATATTTTACCAATTCTCTTGATAAAAAAATGGCAACTCACCGTAAAGTTTTGGGATTACGTAAAGACGGTTGGGAATTTGAAATAGACATTATTTTAGCTGCTTTAAGTTTTGATAATAAGGTTTATGTTATTTCATCATCAATGGATATTTCTGAGAAAATGCAATTCTGTGACTTTATGAAATAATGAAATTGGAGGGATAGTTTAAATAAATATACTCAAAAACAAATGGATACAGATAGAAGAAGCTTTATTGAGAAAAGTCTGATGGTGACTGCTGCAGTCAATATCGGTGGATTAGGTTTTATGTCAGCTTGTTCTAAAAAGGAAAATTCAAAAGGTGAAATTGAAGAAGAGGGAGAAAAAGAAGTATCTCCTCCTGAAGACCTAATGCAAGAACATGGAGTGTTAAAACGTATATTACTGATATATGATACTTGTCGACTGAATATTATAAATAAAAAATCATTTCCAGATGAGATAATAACCAATTCTGCTAATATCATCAGGGCATTTATTGAAGACTATCATGAAAAACAGGAAGAGAACTACATTTTTCCGCGCTTTCAAAAAGCAAATCAATTAACAGATCTTGTTCAGGTCTTATTACTGCAACATCAGGCAGGACGAAGTGTAACGGATAAAATCTTAATGCTTAGTAAGAATAGAAAACGAACTGAAGCTGAAAATGAAAATTTAGCTGAATTATTATTTATGTTCAATAGAATGTATAGTCCACATGAAGCCAGGGAAGATACAGTTCTGTTTCCTGCATTCAGAAAGATTGTATCTAAGAATGAATATGATTCTTTAGGAGAAGAATTTGAAAAAAATGAACAGAAGCTGTTCGGAAAAGGAGGATTTGAAATGATTGTGGACAAAGTAGCAGATTTGGAAAAATCATCGGACATCTTTGATTTGTCTCAATTTACTCCCAAGTTATAATTTCTTTATCAAAACATTCATTGGATATTCTTAGTTAAGGGCATTGAATATTTATTGTCACTTATCATTTTTTTATGATTGACAGCCTGATTAGTTTTTCCATAAGGAATAAGATAATTATTGGCTTTTTTACGATTGCTCTTATTTTTTGGGGTTTGTATTCTCTCTCGAAATTACCTATTGATGCTGTACCAGACATTACCAATAATCAGGTACAAGTGATTACCTCTACACCTACACTGGCAGCTCAGGAGGTAGAGAAATTTATTACGTTTCCAATTGAACTGTCCATGGCCAACATACCTAAGCTAGTGCAAATAAGATCTATTTCAAGGTTTGGCTTGTCTGTGGTTACGGTTGTTTTTGAAGACGGGGCTGATGTGTATTGGGCCAGGCAGCAAATCAGTGAAAGGCTTAAAACAGCTCAGGGGCAAATACCACCTGGAATAGGTGTGCCAGAGTTGGCTCCCATAACTACCGGACTGGGTGAAATATACCAATATGTACTTCGTGTTGAGCCAGGATATGAAAAAAAGTATTCTGCAATGGACTTAAGAACAATACAAGACTGGACAGTTAAAAGACAGCTTTTAGGGACTTCAGGGATTGCAGATGTGAGTTCGTTTGGTGGTTATCTCAAACAATATGAAGTCTCCATTAATCCTGAAAAACTGAGAAGTATGAATGTTACATTCTCGGAAATCTTTAATGCGTTATCAAGGAATAATCAAAACACAGGAGGAGCTTATATTAATAAAGATCCCAATAGTTATTTTATCAGGGGAATAGGCCTTGTAACCAGTTTAGAGGATATTCAGAAAATTTCAATAAAGGAAGTGAACGGAATACCTTTGCTCATCAGGGATGTTGCAAATGTTGATTATGGCTCAGCCATTCGGTATGGAGCAATGACCAAAAATAATGAAGGTGAAGTTGTAGGTGGAATTGTACTTATGCTGAAAGGTTCAAACTCTGCTAAAGTAATAGAGAATGTAAAAGAAAGGATAAAGAATATAGAAAAAAATCTTCCTAAGGGTATATCCATTGAGCCTTTTATTGACCGCAGTAAATTAGTCAATAAAGCTATTCATACTGTAAGTAAAAACTTAATAGAAGGGGGCTTAATCGTCATTTTTGTTTTGGTATTGTTTCTTGGAAATATACGTGCAGGATTAGTTGTAGCTTCGGTAATTCCTCTTTCCATGTTGTTTGCTTTTTCCATGATGAATATTTTTGGAGTTTCAGGAAATCTGATGAGCCTTGGAGCCATTGATTTTGGACTTATTGTAGATGGAGCAGTAATTATCGTTGAAGCAATTGTCCATAACATTACCTTGAATAAAGAGCTTTTATCGTATAATAAATTGTCAAGGAGCCAAATGGATGTTCAGGTATTTCTAGCATCCACAAAAATCAGGAAGTCAGCGGCATTTGGAGAAATAATTATACTAATGGTATACATTCCGATTTTATCTCTGGAGGGGATAGAAGGAAAGATGTTTCGCCCAATGGCAGAAACGGTAAGCTTTGCAATCCTTGGTGCGCTGATTCTTTCTCTTACTTATGTACCAATGGCTTCAGCACTATTGTTAAGTAGGAAAACCGCCCATAAAAGGAATATATCGGACAGATTCATGGATGCCATTAACAAATTCTATGAACCAATCATTGAATATACAGTGAAGCATAAAGGACTGGTTATTGTTATCGCTGTTTCTTTTTTAGTAGTGGCTATACTCTTATTTACGAGACTGGGTGGTCAGTTTGTGCCTACACTTGAAGAAGGGGATTTTGCTGTTGAAACCAGAATTTTGCCTGGCAGTTCATTAAATCAGACCATTAAAACTTCCTTGCAAGCATCTGAAATATTACTGAAACAGTTTCCTGAAGTTAACGGGGTTGTTGGGAAAATTGGTACTTCAGAAATTCCTATAGATCCGATGTCTCTTGAAAGTAATGATCTCATCATTATGTTAAAAGAAAAGGATGAGTGGAAAAATGCCACTACGCAGGATGAGCTTGCTGAGAAAATGAGTAAGGCCCTTTCTGCTATTCCAGGTTTAAATACAAGTTTTCAGCAGCCCATACAAATGCGCTTTAATGAATTGATTACAGGTACAAGGCAGGATATAGCTATTAAAATTTTTGGAGATGATCTTGATGTACTGGCAGAGAAAGCCAATACGCTTGCTTCTATTGCTAAAGGTGTTCAAGGTGCTGCTGATATTTATGTTGAAAGAGTGATCGGATTACCGCAGATAATTGTGACGTATAAGAGAAATAAAATTGCCCAGTACGGAATATCTGTAGAGGAATTAAACAGAATAGTGAGAATGGCATTTGCAGGAGAAGCAGCTGGAATTGTTTATGAAGGAGATAAGAGATTTGATCTGGTAGTAAGATTAAAAGAAAAATTCAGGCAAGATATAAATAACATTAAAGAATTATATATCCCAATTCCGACTGGAGCTCAGATACCAATAACAGAGGTAGCTACTATTGAATTTAAATCTGGTCCTATGCAGATTTCGAGAGAACAAACCAAAAGGAGAATTACGGTAGGAGTAAATGTAAGGAACCGGGATGTCGAGTCTTTAGTGAATGAAATTAAGCAAAAGGCGGATCTGAAATTAAAACTGGCACCTGGTTATTCCATAACCTATGGAGGTCAATTTGAGAACTTACAAGAGGCTAAGAAGCGTTTATATGTTGTTGTTCCAATTGCCCTTGGCCTGATTCTGATGCTTCTTTATTTCACTTTTAATTCTTTTAAAGAGACATTATTAATTTTTACTGCTATTCCTTTTTCTGCGATTGGTGGAATTATTGCTCTAACTATTAGAGGAATGCCTTTCAGTATATCTGCAGGCATTGGATTTATTGCTCTGTCTGGTGTCGCAGTGCTCAACGGAATTGTACTTATCAGTAATTTTAATATATTGAAAAAGGAGGGAGTTGAAGATGTAGAAGAACGAGTTTTAAAGGGCACTAAATTAAGATTACGTCCTGTACTGATGACTGCTACAGTGGCATCCCTTGGTTTTTTTCCGATGGCTATTTCTACTTCTGCCGGAGCTGAAGTTCAAAAACCACTTGCAACGGT
Protein-coding sequences here:
- the atpD gene encoding F0F1 ATP synthase subunit beta, translated to MNYKLTKGKVFSIQGSVVDIWFDNSLPAIQNLLIAESNMKIPLEVVFQLNSNIVRCIALHSTQGLSRGVPVEDTGSPIDIPIGNQLLGHIFNVFGNTIDSGEKVNIERRKSIYQLPPPLDKRVTKTEIFQTGIKVIDVLAPLEKGGKAGLFGGAGVGKTVLLTEMIHNMIGYYSGVSIFCGIGERCREGEELYRQMKAAGVMKDMIMVFSQMNEPPGCRFKVGHTALTMAEYFRDEERKDVLLLIDNIFRFIQAGMEVSGLMGLMPSRLGYQASLATELAQLEERITNTSSGAITSIQAVYVPADDLTDPSAVHTFSHLAASIVLSRKKSSEGLYPAVDPLKSNSKMINTSVVGEKHYIIAHEVKSTLSRYENLKGIIAMLGLDQLSLEDRHLVRRARQLERFLTQPFVATENFSGIKGKMVDLEDSLNGCERILNDEFKSYSEDTFYMIGKIDEVIK
- a CDS encoding F0F1 ATP synthase subunit epsilon: MTHNMDEGYSHMHLKILLPFKIYAEIKDVRSLVVETTDGQYGYLPHRLDCVAIVVPGILFYKSDSQGSVYLATDEGVLRKTGKNVYLSVRDVIGGVELGELYKKIESEFLTLDEQEKEYKRTIALLESNFIKKYAESTIKE
- a CDS encoding AtpZ/AtpI family protein, with product MNRDDKFSSFRSKELRKLKQIKKRNKGVWFGLGFIGVIGWLIVIPTFIGIFLGLWLDKKFHQEFSWTLSLLIAGVVGGCVLAWNWIEKENKEIKKEQKDIDE
- a CDS encoding ATP synthase subunit I, whose protein sequence is MNNLTFIICFLGGLFLGAIFYGGLWLTVKYCISLKNPGIAFLGSFILRISFSLIGFYYLFDKDWLNLLVSFAGFMLARITITKMVKSFDFKEFNHENKP
- a CDS encoding F0F1 ATP synthase subunit A, translating into MRISPDDLVFWQYGFVKIDLTIVTTWGVLILLTAISLISFFSFKKIKGSKGQVMVELLIDVINEQIKEIGLEEPERYLGFIGTLFLFIVTSNILIIIPWYEPPTGSVSTTIALAVCVFFAVPVFGIAKQGILRYLKSYIEPTFIMLPFNIISELTRTIALAIRLFGNIMSGTLIVTILVGLTPLIFPVVMTILGLLTGMVQAYIFTVLATVYIAAASRIK
- a CDS encoding F0F1 ATP synthase subunit C; the encoded protein is MDQTTIISLISIIMAGFTTSIGCIAPSIGEGRAIVSAMTSIAQQPDAAPTITRTLFVGLAMIESMAIYSFVVSMILIFANPFWNYIISNGGK
- a CDS encoding F0F1 ATP synthase subunit B family protein, translated to MKINWFTIIAQIINFIILAWLLKKLLYKPVLNAISNREKEREGLIKLTELKMAEANQIQNDLQKKSEDFENHKEELLKKIIQEVEEEKKRRFMEVYKMSDQLKNNLTKAIKEEKEQYLDELVKKLETEVFSLSKKVLKDLSSLHLQEVVTQIFIERLRNIDGEKIEKLTTNNGIADQIAIVKSAYEINSSLKEQIGTIVKKIADINEIHYEIEPDLICGVELIINGYRVAWSIKDYLNSVNALLDAK
- a CDS encoding alternate F1F0 ATPase, F1 subunit alpha; amino-acid sequence: MYNLKSSASKMFHNLSHKVADFSTDLIIEDIGIITNISKGIVMVSGLSGVAVDELIQFSENLFGITFQLLHNEVGVIVLGNSDKLQVGNEVKRTGRITDVPVSEKLIGRVIDPLGRPLDGKPAVDDYKNFPIERDAPSIVDRIPVDVPLQTGIKVIDALIPIGRGQRELILGDRQTGKTAIAVDTIINQKNENVLCVYCTIGQRASSIAKVISRLEENGALDYTILVVTKGDDSPGLKYIAPYAATSIAEYFMRKGKDVLIVYDDLTQHALAYREISLLMRRPPGREAYPGDIFYIHSRLLERSTHLKQELGGGSLTALPIIETEAENISDYIPTNLISITDGQIYLSPKLFELGILPAVDIGKSVSRVGKAAQKFIYQSVVGDLKLAYSQFEELENFSRFGAKLDERTKQIIEHGQRIRMCLKQEESKPVSLQEQILILIALTEGLFDSIPLNKMKMAENIIKQRSKDLGELETVLLSEKLSERNRDKLVRLLKDNLQHLLMSK
- a CDS encoding F0F1 ATP synthase subunit gamma; this encodes MESIEGFKEKVDGLYELHSVVKTMKLIAGSSLGQYEQAVIALQDYNDTVEVSLSTFFRGVDLKESEKGKGKICLIVFGTDQGLVGEFNSVMKEFLIMDIKNDSYKVNIFCIGEKLRSDLEEAGFVLKKTYEVPNSVKAINPLVGQILLDVLSEMNVDGDSLKIYNHRPLNMSLYQPSVKHVLPLELKWKEKMKRNKWPSNKIPQIIGRKEEVLFSLINEYLFVSLFQSCAESLSSENSSRFASMQRAEKNIEQLLDDYKSGYNRLRQNKIDEELFDLISGFDSLKK
- a CDS encoding hemerythrin domain-containing protein, with the protein product MDTDRRSFIEKSLMVTAAVNIGGLGFMSACSKKENSKGEIEEEGEKEVSPPEDLMQEHGVLKRILLIYDTCRLNIINKKSFPDEIITNSANIIRAFIEDYHEKQEENYIFPRFQKANQLTDLVQVLLLQHQAGRSVTDKILMLSKNRKRTEAENENLAELLFMFNRMYSPHEAREDTVLFPAFRKIVSKNEYDSLGEEFEKNEQKLFGKGGFEMIVDKVADLEKSSDIFDLSQFTPKL